One segment of Caldanaerobius polysaccharolyticus DSM 13641 DNA contains the following:
- a CDS encoding helix-turn-helix domain-containing protein: MTRKIKTFYKIFFSYVLILIIPISIIGTINYIKTSSIVETAVKRENMTMLRQAADVIDVRAKELDKLSFELSSNPRIRSFLYNSGPMDVDTRLLIMDVIKDLAVYRAPNNFLDDIFIYSKKNGVIVSSSGMYTPYMFYNAVYKYKGMSYKEWKQLLDQYHYKHYVPSQDIAVDSRNSKEITYLQSLPQNESNEFGSLIVFIGENQYSTLMSRLVKDSKGYYYILDSQGNVISTNDKRGIYARVIDGNTGTANASQTIDYVRNNAVISYVTSSYNKWKYITITPLNVFMKQVKGVKEFTVGLVLFCAFIGLIISYYIAGKSYKPVKEILSYINSDRLSVLPDDKYDDYKTIYSVIRKSYSDIAAYKEEIKKYKPVFRQDLLMRLLNGSILNVPLEELSKNTDIDLNFDLFSVILVNLNFKDASQGTDVEMGLLRLTVMRNIEDALNRIGAGYIMELSGGLIGVIFTQDGDVEACRGDLGVFSQEVKEFVESELHFKVNIGVGNIYLDYKNIATSYEEARIALDYAILKGMDILFYEDIKVENVIYDFPVQKEISLTNCIKAGDDIHAMQIIDELYRENICEKRLSLQMMKYFVYDIYSTVLKAAYEINAFGMYNIFDTHSDFLICGSIKCSIEKIKALVENICINVNSRKKGNKKLFEEIISYIDGNFTDIDISLDKVAEHFNLSSQYLSRFFKEHAGFNYIDYLNKKRIERAKSLLSNSNCRIKDVAYKSGFENVNTFIKVFKKYEGITPGQFRASL; the protein is encoded by the coding sequence ATGACTCGGAAGATAAAAACTTTTTACAAGATATTTTTTTCTTACGTCTTGATCTTGATCATCCCTATATCTATAATAGGTACCATCAATTATATAAAGACTTCGAGCATCGTGGAAACAGCTGTTAAGAGAGAAAATATGACGATGCTGCGACAAGCAGCTGACGTCATAGACGTGAGGGCAAAAGAGTTAGATAAACTTTCGTTTGAGTTGTCGTCCAATCCCAGGATAAGGAGCTTTTTATACAATAGCGGTCCTATGGACGTGGACACCCGCTTGTTGATTATGGATGTTATCAAGGATTTAGCTGTGTATAGAGCTCCTAATAATTTTTTAGACGATATTTTTATTTATTCCAAGAAAAATGGAGTTATCGTATCCAGCAGTGGAATGTACACGCCTTATATGTTTTACAACGCCGTATATAAATACAAAGGCATGTCGTATAAAGAGTGGAAGCAGTTGTTAGATCAATATCATTATAAGCATTATGTGCCTTCGCAAGATATTGCGGTGGATAGCAGGAACAGCAAAGAGATCACATATTTACAGTCACTTCCACAGAATGAAAGCAATGAATTCGGTTCATTAATAGTTTTTATAGGCGAGAATCAATATTCTACCTTGATGTCCCGACTAGTAAAAGACAGCAAGGGTTACTATTACATTTTAGATTCTCAAGGAAACGTTATAAGTACTAATGACAAAAGAGGTATTTACGCAAGGGTTATTGATGGGAACACTGGTACTGCAAACGCTTCTCAGACTATTGATTATGTTAGAAATAACGCGGTTATTTCATACGTTACATCGTCATACAATAAATGGAAGTATATTACAATTACGCCGTTGAATGTATTTATGAAACAGGTCAAAGGGGTAAAGGAATTTACTGTAGGTCTGGTGTTATTTTGTGCATTTATCGGCCTCATTATATCGTATTACATTGCCGGTAAAAGTTATAAACCTGTAAAAGAAATACTTTCTTATATAAATAGCGATAGGTTAAGTGTGTTGCCAGACGATAAATACGATGATTATAAAACCATATACAGTGTTATACGAAAATCCTATAGCGATATTGCAGCTTATAAAGAGGAAATAAAAAAATATAAACCTGTGTTTAGGCAGGATTTGCTTATGAGATTATTGAATGGCTCTATTTTAAATGTGCCATTGGAAGAGCTGTCAAAAAATACTGATATAGATTTAAATTTTGATCTTTTTTCAGTGATTTTGGTAAATTTGAATTTTAAAGATGCCTCCCAAGGAACAGATGTAGAAATGGGATTGCTGAGGCTTACCGTTATGAGGAATATAGAAGATGCGCTTAACCGCATTGGTGCAGGTTATATAATGGAACTAAGCGGTGGATTGATAGGGGTAATTTTCACCCAAGACGGTGACGTAGAGGCATGTAGAGGGGATTTAGGCGTTTTCTCTCAAGAAGTTAAAGAATTTGTGGAATCAGAACTGCATTTTAAAGTAAATATCGGCGTAGGGAATATATACCTCGATTATAAAAACATAGCAACATCATACGAAGAAGCCAGGATTGCCCTTGATTATGCTATATTAAAAGGAATGGATATTTTATTTTATGAAGATATAAAAGTAGAAAATGTTATATATGATTTTCCTGTTCAAAAAGAGATATCCCTGACCAATTGTATAAAAGCTGGAGACGATATTCACGCAATGCAGATTATAGATGAACTGTATAGGGAAAATATATGTGAAAAGCGCCTTTCTCTGCAGATGATGAAGTATTTTGTTTACGATATCTATAGCACGGTATTAAAAGCAGCTTATGAGATAAACGCATTTGGCATGTATAATATTTTTGATACCCATAGCGATTTTTTAATATGCGGTAGCATAAAATGCTCTATAGAAAAAATAAAAGCTCTTGTTGAGAACATTTGTATAAATGTAAATAGCCGTAAAAAAGGAAACAAAAAGCTTTTTGAAGAGATAATCAGCTATATCGACGGTAATTTTACAGATATCGACATAAGCCTTGACAAGGTAGCAGAACATTTTAATTTATCCAGTCAGTATCTGAGCCGGTTTTTCAAGGAACATGCTGGATTTAACTACATAGATTATCTGAACAAAAAGCGCATTGAAAGAGCTAAAAGTCTCCTCTCAAATAGTAATTGCAGGATTAAAGATGTAGCGTATAAATCAGGCTTCGAGAATGTTAATACGTTTATAAAAGTCTTTAAAAAATACGAAGGCATCACTCCTGGACAGTTTAGAGCCAGTCTATAG
- a CDS encoding type 1 glutamine amidotransferase, with the protein MLKLCYLYPDLMNLYGDRGNVIAIEKRCQWRGIDVLVDKVGIGDNVDFNDYDIVFMGGGQDKEQNLMSEDLLNVKAPSLKDAAENGVVILAVCGSYQLLGNYYRAQNGTVIPGMGLLDVYTESGKDRLVGNVVVQLDSGEMIVGFENHSGRTYLGDKVKPLGKVLVGNGNNGIDGYEGAVYKNVFGTYIHGPLLPKNPVLTDMLISRALARHGINELIPLDDEVENMAHQKAIDFFYNNK; encoded by the coding sequence TTGTTAAAATTATGCTATCTATATCCTGACCTCATGAACCTGTACGGCGATAGAGGAAACGTGATAGCCATTGAAAAACGTTGCCAATGGAGAGGAATAGATGTATTAGTTGATAAGGTGGGCATTGGAGATAATGTGGATTTCAATGACTATGATATAGTATTTATGGGAGGGGGGCAGGATAAGGAGCAAAACCTTATGTCAGAAGATCTTCTTAACGTCAAAGCCCCTTCCCTTAAAGATGCTGCGGAGAACGGGGTTGTCATACTGGCTGTTTGCGGTTCATATCAATTATTAGGTAATTATTATAGAGCTCAGAATGGCACTGTAATACCTGGAATGGGATTATTAGATGTATATACAGAGAGTGGGAAAGATCGCCTTGTAGGCAATGTGGTGGTACAACTGGATTCCGGGGAGATGATAGTGGGTTTTGAAAATCATTCGGGTAGGACGTATCTAGGAGATAAGGTAAAGCCGCTAGGGAAGGTATTAGTAGGTAATGGCAACAATGGCATTGATGGGTATGAAGGTGCTGTTTACAAAAATGTTTTTGGGACTTATATACATGGCCCATTACTTCCTAAAAACCCTGTGCTGACTGATATGCTGATTTCTCGCGCTTTAGCCAGGCATGGAATAAATGAACTTATACCCCTAGATGATGAAGTGGAAAATATGGCGCATCAGAAGGCTATAGATTTTTTTTATAATAATAAATAG
- a CDS encoding MurT ligase domain-containing protein, translated as MDLRLIFAIIVGKFTQRFLRAIGRGGTSLPGKIVRKIDPHLLEKLAGRFTKGRIIVTGTNGKTTTCRMIKSIFERNGYKVLNNVSGANLISGLTTSVLNGCSFLGKPKGDILLLEVDEATMPLACKEIKPHAVVVTNLFRDQLDRYTEIDRTLYLIDKGLKKLSRECKIVLNADDPRVAGLSRYHANSIFFGVDDRDISEGQREDLDVQICDNCGSEYIYIRYVYSHLGEYKCPECGHSRPEPDVSLLKLVDRDISGSHLAVKCFKKDLDIYVPMVGMYNVYNALAAVAVASVFQVEPEVIRDGLAQNKTSFGRGEIVEVGNKRVMFFLVKNPAGYNQVINTIASLEGNKHLLLALNDKYADGTDVSWIWDVDFEELALMKGLKEIVTTGRRAQELTLRLKYAEVESEVITINDMEKALREAISRVPEGDVLFVLPTYTCMLELRRMLEKSGYAKPFWEG; from the coding sequence GTGGATCTGAGGCTTATTTTTGCTATTATAGTTGGAAAGTTCACTCAAAGATTTCTCAGGGCTATAGGACGTGGTGGCACTAGTCTGCCAGGGAAAATAGTGCGAAAAATAGATCCGCATCTATTGGAAAAGCTGGCAGGCAGGTTTACCAAAGGTCGCATTATTGTGACGGGAACCAATGGTAAAACTACTACCTGCAGGATGATCAAAAGCATATTTGAGAGAAATGGATATAAAGTGCTAAATAATGTGAGCGGTGCTAACCTTATATCGGGTTTGACTACGTCGGTATTGAATGGCTGTAGCTTTTTAGGGAAACCTAAAGGTGACATATTGCTATTAGAAGTGGATGAAGCCACTATGCCCCTAGCGTGTAAAGAGATTAAACCCCATGCGGTAGTTGTGACAAACCTCTTTAGAGATCAATTGGACAGGTATACTGAGATCGATAGGACATTATATCTAATAGATAAAGGTTTAAAAAAGCTATCAAGGGAATGTAAAATCGTACTAAACGCCGATGACCCTAGGGTAGCAGGGTTGAGCAGGTATCACGCCAATAGCATATTCTTTGGGGTAGACGATAGGGATATTTCTGAGGGGCAAAGAGAAGATCTGGACGTTCAGATATGTGACAATTGCGGTTCGGAGTATATATACATAAGGTATGTGTACTCTCATTTAGGAGAGTACAAATGTCCAGAGTGTGGCCATAGCAGGCCAGAACCTGATGTATCCCTATTAAAACTGGTGGACAGAGATATATCAGGTTCTCATTTAGCTGTAAAGTGTTTTAAAAAAGACTTGGACATTTACGTACCCATGGTGGGGATGTACAATGTATACAATGCGTTGGCAGCTGTGGCGGTAGCTAGTGTGTTCCAAGTAGAGCCTGAAGTGATCAGAGATGGCTTGGCCCAGAACAAAACGTCTTTTGGGCGCGGAGAAATTGTTGAGGTAGGCAATAAAAGAGTGATGTTTTTTCTGGTAAAAAATCCCGCTGGTTACAATCAGGTAATAAACACTATAGCCTCCTTGGAAGGGAATAAACATCTGTTGTTGGCGTTGAACGATAAGTACGCTGACGGAACGGATGTGTCATGGATATGGGATGTAGATTTTGAGGAACTAGCGCTTATGAAGGGTCTCAAAGAGATTGTCACTACTGGCAGGAGGGCTCAGGAATTGACCCTTAGGCTTAAGTACGCGGAAGTGGAGAGCGAGGTAATTACTATAAACGATATGGAAAAGGCTTTGAGAGAAGCTATTTCAAGAGTCCCTGAGGGAGATGTGTTGTTTGTATTGCCTACTTACACCTGTATGTTGGAGTTAAGGAGAATGTTGGAAAAATCCGGTTACGCGAAACCCTTTTGGGAGGGATAG
- a CDS encoding acyl-CoA thioesterase — MHTTKVRVRYAETDQMGVAYNVNYFVWFEVGRTEYMRDINIPYKALEGKGIFMPVVENFCHYVKPAMYDQVLTINTKIAELKAATIKFQYEILNGVELLAEGYVRLAFTDKNMKPINLKKVDRELWETLNKYCEADE, encoded by the coding sequence TTGCACACGACCAAAGTAAGGGTAAGGTATGCAGAGACCGACCAGATGGGCGTTGCTTACAATGTCAATTATTTTGTTTGGTTTGAAGTGGGACGTACAGAATACATGAGGGACATAAATATCCCATATAAGGCGTTAGAGGGGAAGGGGATATTTATGCCGGTGGTAGAGAACTTTTGCCATTACGTTAAGCCTGCAATGTACGATCAGGTGTTGACTATTAACACCAAGATCGCCGAACTAAAAGCGGCTACCATAAAATTTCAATATGAAATACTGAATGGCGTGGAGCTTTTGGCCGAGGGATATGTGAGATTGGCGTTTACGGATAAAAACATGAAGCCGATTAACTTAAAAAAAGTAGATAGAGAACTATGGGAAACCTTGAATAAGTATTGCGAAGCAGATGAATAA
- the pyk gene encoding pyruvate kinase, translating to MRKTKIICTLGPASRDPEIFKLLLSYGLNVVRLNFSHGTQEEHGRTIDMVRSICERESAEVGIMLDTKGPEIRTGKVQNGSVELTEGQEFVLTTRDVIGDKRFCSITYRGLPEDVKPGDTILIDDGLIALKVMDIDGGDIKCLVENGGILGDNKGVNVPGVKVNLPSVTEKDISDIIFGIKKGVDFIAASFIRKASDVLEIRELLEKNGGSHIKIISKIETSEGVDNIDEIIEVSDGIMIARGDLGVEIAAEEVPLVQKRIIKKCNDAGKIVITATQMLDSMIRNPRPTRAEVADVANAIFDGTDAIMLSGETAAGKYPIESLKMMARIAARTEDAIDYERLLREKYCSHATVTDAISHATCTTAQDLGATAIITATKSGLTARMVSKYRPAAPIIAVTYDRMVTRQLSLVWGVYPLITKAVNSTDEMIEEAVKTALASGFVREGDTVVITAGVPVNQTGTTNLIKVHVVER from the coding sequence ATGCGAAAGACCAAGATTATATGTACACTGGGACCTGCAAGTAGAGACCCCGAGATATTTAAACTTTTGCTGAGTTACGGCCTCAACGTGGTGCGCCTCAATTTTTCCCATGGAACTCAGGAGGAGCACGGCAGAACCATTGACATGGTCAGGTCAATATGCGAAAGAGAATCGGCGGAAGTAGGAATTATGTTGGACACCAAAGGCCCTGAAATTAGGACAGGTAAAGTCCAAAATGGAAGCGTGGAGTTGACAGAAGGCCAAGAATTTGTACTCACTACCAGAGATGTAATAGGTGATAAGAGGTTTTGCAGTATAACATATCGAGGTTTACCTGAGGATGTAAAGCCTGGAGATACCATTCTTATAGATGATGGGCTTATAGCCTTGAAAGTAATGGATATCGACGGCGGCGATATAAAATGCCTTGTGGAAAACGGCGGAATACTGGGTGACAACAAAGGCGTAAACGTTCCAGGGGTTAAAGTTAATTTGCCTTCTGTAACAGAAAAGGATATAAGCGATATAATTTTTGGCATAAAAAAAGGCGTCGATTTTATCGCTGCATCATTTATAAGAAAAGCGTCAGATGTCCTTGAGATAAGAGAGCTTCTGGAAAAAAACGGAGGATCTCATATAAAGATCATATCTAAAATCGAAACCAGTGAAGGCGTGGACAATATCGACGAAATCATAGAAGTGTCGGATGGTATCATGATAGCTAGAGGAGACCTTGGGGTAGAGATTGCAGCTGAAGAAGTTCCCTTGGTGCAGAAGCGAATTATTAAAAAATGCAACGACGCAGGTAAAATTGTAATAACGGCCACCCAGATGCTGGATTCTATGATACGCAACCCCAGGCCTACCAGGGCAGAAGTCGCTGATGTAGCTAATGCTATCTTTGATGGGACAGATGCCATAATGTTGTCAGGAGAAACCGCAGCAGGAAAATACCCTATAGAGTCCTTGAAGATGATGGCTAGGATTGCTGCCAGGACTGAGGACGCCATTGATTATGAAAGGCTGCTAAGGGAAAAATATTGCTCTCACGCTACAGTGACCGACGCTATAAGCCATGCTACATGCACTACGGCTCAGGACCTAGGTGCCACCGCCATAATAACGGCCACCAAGTCTGGTTTGACGGCCAGAATGGTATCAAAATACAGGCCTGCTGCGCCTATAATAGCGGTTACATATGATCGCATGGTGACGAGGCAATTGTCTCTTGTATGGGGTGTATATCCCCTCATAACAAAAGCTGTAAACTCCACCGACGAGATGATTGAAGAGGCTGTTAAAACGGCGTTGGCATCAGGTTTCGTAAGGGAGGGGGATACGGTAGTGATTACTGCTGGCGTTCCTGTTAATCAGACTGGCACTACTAACCTCATAAAAGTGCACGTGGTAGAGAGGTGA
- the pfkA gene encoding 6-phosphofructokinase encodes MVKTIGVLTSGGDAPGMNAAIRAVVRTGVYYGLKVLGIYRGYNGLIHDEIKELDVSSVADILHRGGTILRTARCEEFKTEEGLKKAAEVAKKHNIDGLVVIGGDGSYRGARDISKYGINTIGLPGTIDNDIACTDYTIGFDTAVNTVLDAINKIRDTMSSHERTSIIEVMGRNAGYIALYAGLAGGAESVLIPEVKYDIDEIVSKIDYGIKRGKLHHIIILAEGVGRAEDFAKMIKEKMPSLDIRFSVLGHIQRGGSPTAFDRLLASRMGARAVELLMQGATNRVIGIKNDALYDVDIDEALKMKKTIDMELYNLAKILSI; translated from the coding sequence ATGGTAAAGACAATAGGTGTGCTTACAAGCGGTGGAGACGCCCCCGGAATGAACGCTGCTATAAGAGCGGTAGTTCGTACAGGTGTATATTATGGGCTTAAGGTGTTGGGTATATACAGGGGCTACAACGGCCTTATACATGATGAGATTAAAGAGCTGGATGTTTCGTCTGTGGCCGATATACTTCATAGAGGCGGCACTATTCTGAGAACAGCAAGGTGTGAGGAGTTTAAGACAGAGGAAGGCTTAAAAAAGGCAGCTGAGGTGGCAAAGAAGCATAATATAGATGGGCTCGTGGTCATAGGCGGTGACGGTTCGTATAGAGGTGCTAGGGATATAAGCAAATACGGTATTAATACAATAGGGCTTCCTGGTACAATCGATAACGATATAGCGTGTACTGATTACACAATAGGCTTTGATACGGCTGTGAATACGGTTTTGGACGCTATAAATAAGATCAGAGATACTATGTCGTCCCACGAGAGGACAAGCATAATCGAGGTCATGGGCAGGAATGCCGGTTATATAGCCTTGTACGCTGGCTTGGCTGGTGGAGCTGAATCCGTGTTGATACCTGAGGTAAAGTACGATATCGATGAAATTGTGAGCAAAATTGATTATGGAATAAAGAGAGGGAAATTACACCACATAATAATTCTAGCAGAAGGCGTGGGGCGCGCAGAGGATTTTGCAAAGATGATAAAAGAAAAAATGCCATCATTGGATATAAGGTTTAGCGTTTTAGGACATATACAAAGAGGGGGTAGTCCCACGGCTTTTGACAGGCTTCTGGCCAGCAGGATGGGAGCAAGGGCTGTGGAGCTTTTGATGCAGGGCGCTACCAACAGGGTTATAGGGATAAAAAACGACGCGTTGTACGATGTGGACATCGACGAAGCCCTTAAAATGAAAAAGACTATTGATATGGAGTTGTACAATTTAGCTAAGATCCTTTCAATTTGA
- a CDS encoding SPOR domain-containing protein, giving the protein MWTVIYVASDEDVANKIKDKLTSEGFLVKIRSLSKKRKGIYEVLVPEAEAEDAHNILVTYNYC; this is encoded by the coding sequence ATGTGGACCGTTATTTATGTCGCTTCTGATGAAGATGTGGCAAATAAGATCAAGGACAAGCTCACATCAGAGGGATTTTTAGTAAAAATCCGGTCATTGAGCAAAAAGAGAAAAGGTATTTATGAGGTGCTGGTGCCGGAAGCGGAAGCAGAAGATGCTCATAACATACTTGTTACATATAATTATTGTTAG
- a CDS encoding DNA polymerase III subunit alpha, with the protein MRCKGVFAVDFVHLHVHTEYSLLDGTSRISDIVNRAKELKMKSLAITDHGVMYGVMDFYKKCIEEGIKPIIGCEVYVAARSRFDRDPKLDQANYHLILLAKDMTGYKNLVKLVSLGFIEGHYYKPRVDHELLKSYSGGLIALSSCLSGEIPSRLLAGDYDGARDLALFYREVFNGDFYLELQDSGIPEQKEVNKLILQLADETGIPLVATNDVHYTCREDAAAQDILLCIQTGKTVEDEDRMKFDGDQHYLKSPEEMYSLFKDIPQAISNTVKIAEQCNVSFEFGKVYLPDFKAPQGMTNYQYLRELCFKGLKEKYKHITDDLVQRLEYELKVINDMGYVEYFLIVWDFIRYAREKGILTGPGRGSGAGSLVAYCLGITKIDPIQYGLVFERFLNPERISMPDIDTDFEYERRGEVIDYVVHKYGADHVAQIITFGTMAARAAIRDVGRALNIPYAEVDQIAKKVPLELGMTIDRALELNGELRQLYHTSPKVKNLIDTARKLEGLPRHASTHAAGVLISKLPLMEIVPLQKNDDVVTTQFPMTTLEEMGLLKIDFLGLRTLSVIKDTIQMVKDAKGEDIDLDRLKYDDKNVYKLISEGNTEGIFQLESAGMTQFMMELKPDSLEDIIAGISLYRPGPMDQIPVYIKNKRNPELIKYDHPLLEDILNVTYGCLIYQEQVMQIVRKLAGYSLGRADLVRRAMAKKKMDVMQKERQNFIYGITDESGNIVVPGAIRNGIDEATANKIFDEMVDFANYAFNKAHAAAYAVVAYQTAYLKCHYPVEFMAALLTSVMDNTDKVAFYIQACRKMGIEILPPDINESVEKFSVCGNKIRFGLLAIKNVGQGLIDTIIRARTQKGKFTSLSDFVNKLEWGELNKRSLESLIKAGAFDSLGGKRSQYMALYDKLIDARINNWKRNAEGQVSLFDMAFEGSDVIPKNEELPDIPEFPRRKLLALEKEVLGVYVSGHPLSEYAEEMKKLCNVDSRDFMQQELEYEQGYEKGVLRDNQLVTIGGLITEVKVKFTKSSSMMAFVTVEDMYGSFEVIVFPNIYEKKKEIIVQDNIVLITGRVSLREDESPKVICEDISVLTKDKALDKLYIKVPDFSYLSKIRNMLSRFRGDVPVFIYSERDKKMVMAERVLWVRKDENLLNLLEDALGKDSVRFVYCKTL; encoded by the coding sequence ATGAGGTGTAAGGGGGTTTTTGCTGTGGATTTTGTACACCTTCACGTTCATACCGAATACAGCCTATTGGATGGGACTTCGCGCATATCTGACATTGTGAATAGGGCAAAAGAGCTGAAAATGAAGTCATTGGCTATAACAGATCATGGCGTCATGTATGGCGTAATGGATTTTTATAAAAAATGTATAGAAGAGGGAATTAAACCTATTATCGGCTGTGAGGTGTACGTGGCTGCCAGAAGCAGATTTGACCGCGACCCCAAGTTAGATCAAGCAAATTATCACCTCATATTGCTGGCTAAAGATATGACGGGCTATAAAAACTTGGTAAAGCTAGTGTCTCTGGGATTTATTGAAGGCCATTATTATAAGCCCAGGGTGGATCATGAGCTTTTAAAGTCTTATTCAGGAGGGCTTATAGCCCTTTCTTCATGTCTTTCAGGGGAAATACCTTCTAGGCTTTTAGCAGGGGATTACGATGGGGCTAGAGATTTAGCGCTTTTTTACAGAGAAGTATTCAATGGTGATTTTTATTTAGAGCTTCAGGACTCAGGTATTCCAGAGCAAAAGGAAGTAAATAAACTTATCCTGCAGCTAGCTGATGAGACCGGCATACCGCTGGTAGCGACCAATGACGTCCATTATACCTGCCGAGAAGATGCCGCTGCCCAGGATATACTCTTGTGTATTCAGACAGGTAAAACAGTGGAAGATGAGGATAGGATGAAATTTGATGGCGACCAGCATTATCTTAAATCCCCTGAGGAAATGTATAGCCTTTTTAAGGATATACCGCAAGCTATCTCCAATACTGTTAAGATAGCTGAACAATGTAATGTATCCTTTGAATTTGGAAAGGTTTATCTCCCTGACTTTAAAGCTCCTCAAGGCATGACCAATTATCAGTACCTTAGAGAGCTTTGCTTTAAAGGGCTTAAAGAGAAATACAAACATATCACCGATGACCTTGTGCAAAGGCTGGAATATGAGCTTAAGGTAATCAATGACATGGGTTACGTGGAGTATTTTCTCATAGTGTGGGATTTTATAAGATATGCCAGGGAAAAGGGAATACTGACAGGGCCTGGACGAGGTTCTGGAGCGGGAAGCCTTGTAGCTTATTGCCTTGGCATAACCAAAATAGATCCTATACAATACGGATTGGTATTCGAGAGATTTTTAAATCCAGAGAGGATTAGCATGCCTGATATCGATACAGACTTCGAGTACGAGAGAAGAGGAGAAGTAATAGATTACGTGGTGCACAAGTACGGTGCAGATCATGTGGCTCAGATAATAACCTTTGGTACCATGGCAGCTCGTGCGGCCATCAGGGACGTGGGAAGAGCCCTTAACATCCCTTATGCCGAGGTAGATCAGATTGCTAAGAAAGTTCCATTGGAATTAGGCATGACTATAGACAGGGCGCTGGAATTAAACGGCGAACTCAGACAACTATATCATACCAGTCCCAAGGTGAAAAACCTGATAGATACGGCTAGAAAGTTAGAAGGACTTCCGAGGCATGCGTCTACCCACGCAGCTGGCGTTCTCATATCAAAGCTTCCCCTTATGGAAATAGTTCCGCTGCAAAAAAACGATGATGTAGTCACTACCCAGTTTCCCATGACTACATTGGAAGAAATGGGACTTTTGAAAATAGATTTTTTGGGATTGAGGACCCTGTCTGTGATTAAGGACACGATACAAATGGTCAAGGATGCCAAAGGAGAAGATATAGATCTTGACCGATTAAAATACGATGACAAAAACGTCTATAAGCTTATAAGTGAAGGCAATACAGAGGGTATATTTCAGTTAGAAAGCGCCGGTATGACCCAGTTCATGATGGAATTAAAGCCAGATAGTCTTGAAGACATTATAGCGGGCATATCTCTGTATAGGCCGGGGCCTATGGATCAAATACCTGTCTACATAAAAAATAAGCGCAACCCTGAGCTCATAAAATACGATCATCCTCTCTTGGAGGATATACTGAACGTGACTTACGGGTGCCTTATATACCAGGAACAGGTAATGCAGATAGTCAGAAAATTAGCTGGGTATTCTCTGGGCAGAGCCGATTTGGTAAGGCGAGCTATGGCTAAGAAAAAAATGGACGTGATGCAGAAAGAAAGGCAGAATTTCATATACGGTATAACCGATGAAAGCGGAAATATAGTGGTGCCAGGGGCTATACGAAACGGCATCGATGAGGCTACGGCCAATAAGATTTTTGATGAAATGGTGGATTTTGCTAATTACGCTTTTAATAAAGCCCATGCAGCGGCTTATGCTGTCGTGGCATATCAGACAGCGTATTTGAAATGCCACTACCCTGTGGAGTTTATGGCGGCTCTTTTGACCAGTGTCATGGACAATACGGATAAAGTCGCTTTTTACATCCAGGCATGTAGAAAGATGGGCATAGAGATTCTTCCCCCTGATATCAATGAAAGCGTGGAAAAATTTTCAGTATGTGGAAACAAAATACGATTTGGACTTTTGGCTATAAAAAATGTAGGACAAGGGCTTATAGATACCATCATCAGGGCGAGGACGCAAAAAGGTAAGTTTACCAGCCTATCGGATTTTGTGAATAAATTGGAATGGGGGGAATTAAATAAAAGATCTTTGGAAAGCTTGATAAAGGCAGGGGCTTTTGATTCCCTGGGAGGCAAAAGGTCCCAGTATATGGCGTTATACGACAAGTTGATCGATGCCAGAATAAATAATTGGAAGAGAAATGCAGAAGGCCAGGTATCGCTTTTTGATATGGCTTTTGAGGGTTCAGATGTAATCCCTAAAAATGAAGAGTTACCGGATATACCAGAGTTTCCCCGCCGCAAGCTGTTGGCATTGGAGAAAGAGGTTTTAGGGGTTTATGTAAGTGGTCATCCTTTATCAGAGTATGCTGAGGAAATGAAAAAGCTGTGTAACGTGGATAGCAGAGACTTTATGCAGCAAGAGCTGGAATACGAGCAGGGTTACGAAAAAGGAGTTTTAAGGGATAATCAGCTGGTTACAATAGGAGGGCTGATAACAGAGGTAAAAGTGAAATTTACAAAGTCCAGCAGTATGATGGCTTTTGTCACTGTAGAAGATATGTACGGATCTTTTGAGGTGATCGTGTTTCCGAATATATACGAGAAGAAAAAGGAAATCATCGTGCAAGATAATATCGTGCTCATAACCGGTAGAGTAAGTTTAAGAGAAGATGAGAGCCCCAAGGTTATATGCGAGGACATAAGCGTACTGACAAAGGACAAGGCTTTGGATAAACTTTACATTAAGGTACCCGATTTTTCTTATTTAAGCAAGATAAGGAATATGTTGAGCCGCTTTAGGGGAGATGTGCCTGTTTTTATATATTCGGAAAGAGATAAAAAAATGGTCATGGCTGAACGGGTACTCTGGGTAAGGAAGGATGAAAATCTGCTAAACCTTTTGGAGGATGCCCTGGGCAAGGATAGTGTGAGGTTTGTTTATTGCAAAACTCTATAA